In a single window of the Campylobacter hyointestinalis subsp. lawsonii genome:
- a CDS encoding M15 family metallopeptidase, protein MKRVIFTIFMLLFVGCANKTTTTLNVSNKAPTSLSLANKAPAILNLEYEQNASILSEFKLNLDMGQKEFLDKLFSVWQMKSIKEKKSDLMWAFNAYNGKKQYFGESKLPRNLEWFSYQKQNANFDELGTVFKPAITLSNTLIRNFPTNDKLFLDPKKAGEGYPFDYLQDSVIGAFHPVMISHFSKDRAFAFVKSDALWGFVPSKNLKILSKKEVDEFKKYNFGVFVKDNASILDDNGKFMFYSRLGGIFPYTDENTTHFKFNNKFAVDKKYAKKFQSINNANLKNTLNELLGQNYGWGGENYLRDCSLFIKDFFGSFGIWLPRNSKEQGKIGQMIDLKNLSNKEKKEIISKVGLPFLSLLYMPGHIMIYGGEVDGKLVSIHDAWGIRTKDGGRAMIGKVAITDLEIGKGYDNIDEKSLLLSKITSLNTIIDKNILSLQKAYSIKVIDNVAIFEDGSSMIYDDGVKKDFKALLKNPSIKDMFSLDYNALKPLDEELIDAGRIRNSEFFSKLYGKNKEEVISNLVDVVWLKDSVNKKIKFNAKFGAAASLQKVSDELNELIKKDPNLLKYIDNIAGTFNYRNIAKTDQLSAHSWGIAIDINVANSHYWQWHKKYKNLIPKEIVYVFEKNGFIWGGRWEHFDTMHFEYRPELMGDIDY, encoded by the coding sequence TTGAAAAGGGTTATTTTTACTATTTTTATGCTTTTATTTGTAGGGTGTGCAAATAAAACTACAACTACTTTAAATGTATCAAACAAAGCCCCAACTAGTTTAAGCTTAGCAAACAAAGCTCCAGCTATTTTAAATTTAGAATACGAACAAAACGCTTCTATCCTTAGTGAGTTTAAACTAAATTTAGATATGGGGCAAAAAGAGTTTTTAGACAAGCTTTTTTCAGTCTGGCAAATGAAGTCTATTAAAGAAAAAAAATCAGATCTTATGTGGGCTTTCAATGCTTATAACGGCAAAAAACAATATTTTGGCGAGAGCAAACTACCAAGGAATTTAGAATGGTTTTCATATCAAAAACAAAACGCGAATTTTGATGAGCTAGGCACTGTTTTTAAACCTGCCATCACGCTTTCAAATACTTTAATTAGAAACTTTCCTACAAATGATAAACTATTTTTAGATCCTAAAAAAGCCGGAGAAGGATATCCATTTGATTATCTGCAAGATTCAGTAATAGGTGCTTTTCATCCGGTTATGATATCTCATTTTAGCAAAGATAGGGCTTTTGCATTTGTAAAAAGTGATGCACTTTGGGGTTTTGTGCCTAGCAAAAACTTAAAGATTTTAAGCAAAAAAGAAGTAGATGAATTTAAAAAATACAACTTTGGGGTTTTTGTAAAAGATAATGCGTCTATTTTAGATGACAATGGCAAATTTATGTTTTACTCAAGACTTGGCGGGATTTTTCCATACACAGATGAAAATACCACGCATTTTAAATTTAACAACAAATTCGCAGTAGATAAGAAATATGCCAAAAAATTTCAATCCATAAACAATGCAAATCTAAAAAATACATTAAATGAGCTACTTGGACAAAATTACGGCTGGGGCGGAGAAAATTACCTTAGGGATTGTTCATTATTTATAAAAGATTTCTTTGGCTCTTTTGGAATTTGGCTTCCTAGAAATTCAAAAGAACAAGGAAAAATAGGACAAATGATAGACCTAAAAAACTTAAGCAATAAAGAAAAAAAAGAGATCATTTCTAAAGTCGGCCTCCCTTTTTTAAGCTTGCTTTATATGCCTGGACATATAATGATCTATGGCGGCGAAGTAGATGGAAAACTAGTAAGCATACATGACGCTTGGGGCATACGCACAAAAGACGGCGGTAGAGCAATGATAGGAAAAGTCGCCATAACAGACCTTGAGATAGGAAAAGGATATGACAATATAGATGAAAAGTCTCTACTGCTATCAAAAATAACGTCTTTAAATACGATAATCGATAAAAATATATTATCGCTTCAAAAAGCCTACTCTATAAAAGTGATAGACAATGTAGCGATTTTTGAAGATGGAAGTAGTATGATTTATGATGACGGAGTTAAAAAAGACTTTAAAGCACTACTAAAAAACCCAAGTATAAAAGATATGTTTAGCCTTGATTATAATGCTTTAAAGCCGCTTGATGAAGAGCTAATAGACGCTGGAAGAATAAGAAATAGCGAGTTTTTTTCTAAGCTATATGGCAAAAATAAAGAAGAGGTTATATCAAATTTAGTAGATGTAGTCTGGCTAAAAGATAGTGTAAATAAAAAAATAAAATTCAACGCCAAATTTGGAGCCGCAGCTTCACTTCAAAAAGTTAGCGATGAGTTAAACGAACTGATAAAAAAAGATCCAAATTTACTAAAATATATAGACAATATAGCAGGAACTTTCAACTATAGAAATATAGCAAAAACAGATCAGCTATCAGCTCACAGCTGGGGTATAGCCATAGATATAAATGTTGCTAATAGTCATTATTGGCAATGGCATAAAAAATATAAAAATCTAATCCCAAAAGAGATAGTGTATGTTTTCGAAAAGAATGGATTTATATGGGGTGGCAGATGGGAACACTTTGATACTATGCATTTTGAATATCGCCCAGAGCTAATGGGCGATATTGATTATTAA
- a CDS encoding DEAD/DEAH box helicase, whose amino-acid sequence MLDEILNILKTSNLFLTGGGGVGKSYLTKKIIEHYNKNEKNVVVLGSTGISAINIGGVSVHSFFKFGISQNEEMLKFLDKKQKSKLAELKDILKNTDLIIIDEISMLSSELIEMINLRLIWAKFSGKILFVGDFYQLPPVKNKSQSSLFDQSYAFHASAWHSLSLTNVELLVSKRTNDIKLYNILSKIRIGVLDDEIISFLKSRIIKDIPKDLSVLFGKNSEANALNSARLKEIRSDSKFFSAKINVYDDRLSDEVFDKWVQNINLPYELELKIGAKVMFITNKWGEYHNGEQGVVVDFVSKNDKEFICIKKSNGDIIQIEPYKYELYEFISDNSDVLQNIRADFEQFPLRLAYAITIHKAQGMSIEKFVCNLDNIFEAGQLYVALSRAINPDGLYINYTKNMDFEKYLRSIVKINPEVDAFYKNTNFIKEDIK is encoded by the coding sequence TTGTTAGACGAAATTTTAAATATTTTAAAGACTTCAAATTTATTTTTGACAGGCGGTGGCGGAGTTGGTAAGAGCTACTTGACTAAAAAAATCATAGAGCATTATAATAAAAATGAAAAAAATGTAGTTGTCTTAGGAAGTACTGGGATAAGTGCTATAAATATCGGTGGCGTTAGCGTTCATAGCTTTTTTAAATTTGGTATATCGCAAAATGAGGAGATGCTAAAGTTTTTAGACAAGAAGCAAAAATCAAAGCTAGCTGAGCTAAAAGATATCTTAAAAAACACCGATCTTATCATAATCGATGAAATTTCTATGCTTAGTAGCGAACTGATAGAGATGATAAATTTACGCCTTATTTGGGCTAAATTTAGTGGCAAGATACTTTTTGTAGGGGATTTTTACCAACTTCCGCCTGTTAAAAATAAAAGCCAAAGTTCGCTTTTTGACCAAAGTTATGCTTTTCATGCTAGTGCGTGGCATAGTTTAAGTTTGACAAATGTTGAGCTTTTGGTTTCTAAAAGAACTAATGATATAAAGCTTTATAACATTCTCTCAAAGATACGAATTGGGGTTTTAGATGATGAGATTATAAGTTTTTTAAAAAGTAGGATTATAAAAGATATCCCAAAAGATCTAAGCGTTTTGTTTGGAAAAAACAGCGAGGCAAATGCTCTAAATAGCGCAAGACTAAAAGAGATAAGATCTGATTCTAAATTTTTTAGTGCAAAGATAAACGTGTATGATGATAGGCTAAGCGATGAAGTGTTTGATAAATGGGTACAAAATATAAATTTACCTTATGAGCTTGAGTTAAAAATCGGTGCAAAAGTTATGTTTATCACAAATAAATGGGGCGAATACCACAACGGCGAGCAAGGAGTTGTGGTGGATTTTGTAAGCAAAAACGATAAAGAGTTTATCTGCATCAAAAAAAGCAATGGAGATATAATACAGATCGAACCTTACAAGTATGAGCTTTATGAGTTTATTTCAGATAATAGTGATGTTTTGCAAAATATCAGGGCTGATTTTGAGCAGTTTCCGCTCAGACTTGCTTATGCGATCACTATCCATAAAGCACAAGGTATGAGCATAGAAAAATTTGTATGCAATCTAGATAATATCTTTGAAGCCGGACAGCTTTACGTCGCACTTTCTCGTGCCATAAATCCAGATGGGCTTTATATAAACTATACTAAAAATATGGATTTTGAAAAATATTTAAGAAGTATCGTTAAAATAAATCCAGAAGTAGATGCTTTTTATAAAAATACAAACTTTATAAAAGAAGATATAAAATAA
- the lolA gene encoding LolA-like outer membrane lipoprotein chaperone, with the protein MKRILVLFALATMCFGANELDFNTLSSDFTQTVSSKTKKITYSGYFAIHKDLGAFWHYKTPATKLIYFNYGRVTILEPELEQAILTDLKDSPNLTNILSQAKMASKDTYKALYDNTTYTIKVKNGLPTSIDYIDKLDNKVSIKLSKTRKNEPINQGLLEPNIPENYDILSN; encoded by the coding sequence ATGAAGAGAATTTTGGTTTTGTTTGCGTTAGCTACTATGTGTTTTGGGGCAAACGAGCTTGACTTTAACACGCTTTCTAGCGATTTTACACAAACTGTTAGTAGCAAAACAAAAAAGATCACATACTCAGGATACTTTGCCATACACAAAGATCTAGGTGCATTTTGGCACTATAAGACACCTGCTACTAAACTTATATATTTTAACTACGGAAGAGTCACTATACTAGAGCCAGAACTAGAGCAAGCCATACTTACTGATCTAAAAGATTCACCAAATCTAACAAACATACTTTCACAAGCTAAAATGGCATCAAAAGACACTTATAAAGCCTTGTATGATAACACAACATATACTATAAAAGTAAAAAATGGACTGCCAACTAGTATAGATTATATCGATAAATTAGACAACAAAGTTAGCATAAAACTATCAAAAACTAGAAAAAACGAGCCTATAAATCAAGGTTTGCTTGAACCAAATATCCCAGAAAATTACGATATTTTAAGCAATTAA
- the secA gene encoding preprotein translocase subunit SecA, giving the protein MITAIAKKIFGTRNDKEVKRYFKRVALINALESKYSNLSDDELKAEFNRLKSDLISGKATKDDILNDVFAIVRETGKRTLNMRHFDVQLVGGMVLNDGKIAEMKTGEGKTLVATLPVVLNAMDGKGVHVVTVNDYLAKRDAEQMSAIYNFLGLSVGVILSGEYDDEKRKEAYNSDITYGTNNEFGFDYLRDNMKFEFSQKVQREHNFVIVDEVDSILIDEARTPLIISGPTNRTLDGYIKADEVAKAMIRGEAADPKIPNSKATGDFVVDEKNRTIMITEAGIAKAEKLFGVENLYDLENAILSHHLDQALKAHNLFEKDVHYVVRDNQVVIVDEFTGRLSEGRRFSEGLHQALEAKEGVKIQEESQTLADITFQNYFRMYKKLSGMTGTAQTEATEFSQIYKLDVISIPTNVPIKRVDKDDLIYKTENEKFKAVIEEIKKANAKGQPVLVGTASIEKSEIFHKMLVKEKIAHSVLNAKNHEKEAEIIAQAGAKGAVTIATNMAGRGVDIRINDEVRSLGGLYIIGTERHESRRIDNQLRGRAGRQGDPGLSRFYLSLEDNLLRIFGSDKIKAIMDRLGIEDGESIESRLVTRAVENAQKKVESLHFESRKHILEYDDVANEQRKTIYKYRNELLNPQYDLKDKIISNREDFVKSLLDQALIYESGISSEFNIEALINTVYSNSGTTLTSDELSGLDYAALIKTICSKLQKDYEDKMSVIDEDQRKNIEKVLYLQILDNAWREHLYQMDILKTGIGLRGYNQKDPLTEYKKESYNLFMELVSRLKNESIKTLQIVRFKTEQDEANSIEKIKKSEENQISRVSNSKKPARNEPCPCGSGKKYKDCCGKSGPKKGIFA; this is encoded by the coding sequence ATGATAACAGCTATTGCAAAGAAGATCTTTGGTACTAGAAATGATAAAGAAGTTAAAAGATATTTTAAGCGAGTTGCTCTGATAAATGCTCTTGAGAGTAAGTATTCAAATTTAAGCGACGATGAGCTAAAAGCAGAATTTAATAGACTAAAAAGTGATCTAATAAGTGGTAAAGCAACAAAAGACGATATTTTAAATGACGTATTTGCAATAGTAAGAGAAACAGGAAAAAGAACTTTAAATATGCGTCATTTTGATGTCCAGCTAGTCGGCGGTATGGTTTTAAATGACGGCAAAATAGCTGAAATGAAAACAGGCGAGGGCAAGACTTTGGTCGCAACTCTTCCTGTTGTTTTAAATGCTATGGATGGTAAAGGCGTGCATGTAGTTACCGTAAATGATTATCTTGCAAAAAGAGATGCTGAGCAAATGAGCGCTATATACAACTTTTTAGGTCTTAGCGTTGGTGTGATACTTAGTGGAGAGTATGACGATGAGAAGAGAAAAGAGGCTTATAATAGTGATATAACTTATGGAACAAATAATGAATTTGGCTTTGACTATCTGCGTGATAATATGAAATTTGAGTTTAGCCAAAAAGTTCAAAGAGAACATAACTTTGTCATCGTCGATGAGGTAGATAGCATTTTGATCGATGAGGCTAGAACTCCTCTTATCATCTCAGGACCTACAAATCGTACTCTTGATGGCTATATAAAAGCAGATGAAGTAGCTAAAGCTATGATAAGGGGCGAAGCTGCGGATCCTAAAATCCCAAATTCAAAAGCCACAGGAGACTTTGTAGTAGATGAGAAAAATCGTACTATAATGATAACTGAAGCTGGTATCGCAAAAGCTGAGAAACTTTTTGGGGTTGAAAATTTATATGATTTAGAAAACGCTATTCTTAGCCATCATCTTGATCAAGCTCTAAAAGCACATAATCTTTTTGAAAAGGACGTTCATTACGTAGTAAGAGATAATCAAGTTGTTATCGTAGATGAATTTACCGGACGACTTAGCGAAGGTAGAAGATTTAGCGAGGGACTTCATCAGGCTTTAGAAGCAAAAGAGGGCGTAAAAATTCAAGAAGAGAGCCAAACTTTAGCAGATATAACGTTTCAAAATTACTTTAGAATGTACAAAAAACTATCTGGTATGACAGGAACTGCGCAAACTGAAGCTACAGAGTTTTCTCAAATTTATAAATTAGATGTTATAAGCATACCTACAAACGTTCCTATTAAAAGGGTTGATAAAGATGATCTTATATACAAAACTGAAAATGAAAAATTCAAAGCCGTTATCGAAGAGATAAAAAAGGCAAATGCAAAAGGACAACCTGTCTTAGTCGGAACTGCAAGTATAGAAAAGAGTGAGATATTTCACAAAATGTTAGTTAAAGAGAAAATAGCACACTCTGTTTTGAATGCTAAAAACCATGAAAAAGAAGCTGAAATAATAGCTCAAGCCGGAGCAAAAGGCGCCGTAACTATAGCTACAAATATGGCTGGACGTGGTGTTGATATACGTATAAATGATGAGGTTAGAAGTCTTGGTGGGCTTTATATCATAGGAACCGAACGCCATGAAAGCAGACGAATAGACAATCAGCTTAGGGGTCGTGCAGGACGCCAAGGCGACCCAGGACTTAGCCGCTTTTATCTTAGTCTTGAGGATAATCTTCTTAGGATATTTGGTAGCGATAAGATAAAAGCTATTATGGATAGATTAGGAATCGAAGATGGTGAAAGTATAGAAAGTAGGCTTGTCACAAGAGCAGTAGAAAATGCTCAAAAGAAAGTAGAGAGTCTGCATTTTGAAAGTAGAAAACATATACTTGAGTATGATGATGTAGCAAACGAGCAAAGAAAAACTATCTATAAATATAGAAATGAGCTTTTAAATCCTCAGTATGACTTGAAAGATAAGATTATATCAAATAGGGAAGATTTTGTAAAAAGTCTTTTAGATCAAGCCCTTATATATGAGAGTGGCATAAGTAGTGAATTTAATATAGAAGCACTTATAAACACTGTTTATAGCAATAGCGGAACAACGCTAACAAGCGATGAGTTAAGTGGGCTTGACTATGCTGCTCTTATCAAAACTATCTGCTCTAAGCTACAAAAAGATTATGAAGATAAGATGTCTGTGATAGATGAAGACCAAAGAAAGAACATCGAAAAAGTCTTATATCTACAGATATTAGATAATGCTTGGAGAGAGCATTTATACCAAATGGATATCTTAAAAACAGGTATCGGACTTCGTGGATACAATCAAAAAGATCCACTAACTGAGTATAAAAAAGAAAGCTATAATCTTTTTATGGAGCTTGTAAGTAGGCTAAAAAATGAAAGCATAAAAACGTTGCAGATAGTAAGATTTAAAACAGAACAAGACGAAGCTAACTCTATAGAAAAAATAAAAAAGAGTGAAGAAAACCAAATAAGTAGAGTATCAAATTCAAAAAAACCTGCTAGAAATGAGCCGTGTCCTTGCGGTAGCGGAAAAAAATATAAAGATTGTTGCGGTAAGAGTGGCCCTAAAAAAGGAATATTTGCTTAA
- a CDS encoding ABC transporter permease, translated as MVKYLLLKYLRFDKSQPFITLCSVLAFLGVSVGLMVLIVAMAIMNGFDKEFERKLFTMNYPITVLSHLKGSISSWEVDELREKFPDLKFSPFISSQTIIKGENAMEGGLIFGVDFNDEVLINSVVNEALKGKSISGFEILVGKGIKDEFMLENGEKVTLIFMQSDPTGFSLVPKMKRFTAVADFSSGLIAYDKAYSYTDVNALRKILGYEDDKFDGIHIYSATPKEDIARINAVLPVGKKAIGWWEQNGNFFSALALEKRALFIVLMLIILVASLNIISSLLMTVMNRRQEIALLLALGASKSEIKKSFFAQGLSVGGSGIVFGLILGLFGVWLLGSFDIVNLPADVYGSSKLPMELSFIDLFMIVVGAIFIVCFSSYYPAKKASNVDILTTLRNE; from the coding sequence ATGGTAAAATATTTACTCTTAAAATATTTAAGGTTTGATAAAAGTCAGCCATTTATAACGCTTTGTTCGGTACTTGCTTTTTTAGGCGTTAGTGTAGGGCTTATGGTTCTTATCGTGGCTATGGCTATCATGAATGGTTTTGATAAAGAATTTGAAAGAAAACTTTTTACTATGAACTATCCTATAACAGTGCTTAGTCATCTAAAAGGTAGTATATCAAGCTGGGAAGTTGATGAGCTTAGAGAAAAATTTCCAGATCTTAAATTTAGCCCTTTTATCAGTTCTCAAACTATCATAAAGGGTGAAAATGCCATGGAGGGCGGACTTATTTTCGGAGTTGATTTTAATGATGAAGTGCTGATAAACTCAGTCGTAAATGAAGCTCTAAAAGGTAAAAGCATAAGTGGCTTTGAGATACTTGTAGGAAAAGGCATAAAAGATGAATTTATGCTAGAAAATGGTGAAAAAGTAACCTTGATATTTATGCAAAGCGATCCTACTGGATTTTCACTAGTTCCAAAGATGAAGAGATTTACTGCTGTAGCGGACTTTAGCTCAGGGCTTATTGCTTATGATAAAGCATATAGCTACACAGATGTCAATGCTTTGCGAAAGATACTTGGATATGAAGATGATAAATTTGATGGCATACACATATACTCTGCGACACCAAAAGAAGACATAGCTAGGATAAATGCAGTTTTGCCAGTTGGCAAAAAAGCTATAGGCTGGTGGGAGCAAAATGGGAATTTTTTTAGTGCTTTAGCTTTGGAAAAAAGAGCATTATTTATAGTTTTGATGCTTATCATTTTAGTTGCTAGTTTAAATATCATAAGTTCGCTTCTTATGACCGTGATGAATCGCAGACAAGAGATAGCTTTACTTCTAGCCCTTGGAGCAAGTAAAAGCGAGATAAAAAAGAGTTTTTTTGCTCAAGGACTTAGCGTGGGTGGGAGCGGTATAGTATTTGGGCTGATCCTTGGACTTTTTGGAGTTTGGTTGCTTGGAAGTTTTGATATAGTAAATTTACCAGCAGATGTTTATGGAAGCTCTAAATTGCCTATGGAGCTATCTTTCATAGATCTTTTTATGATAGTTGTAGGCGCTATATTTATAGTATGTTTTTCATCGTATTATCCTGCTAAAAAAGCTAGCAACGTAGATATCTTGACAACGCTTAGAAATGAGTAA
- a CDS encoding pilus assembly FimT family protein translates to MKKAFTFFEIVVVIVVIGIMAAFVAPKFSRDDLRLAADQIAAHIRYTQHLAMIDDKYDPGNANWYKAKWRIFFSDTDFTNNKLTYMVFQDKSGESTGNTNSISEIAKNPNNNAKLMTAGYSGGLAYTDKRVSKELNIEDTYNIDTIEFKNGCSVQGGTTTLSFDELGRPYKGNPTSQKSPYQNIITKQCTIILTHKNKSTCTINVEPETGYVTIKEDCGSN, encoded by the coding sequence ATGAAAAAAGCATTTACATTTTTTGAGATAGTAGTAGTTATTGTTGTTATAGGTATTATGGCGGCATTTGTTGCTCCAAAATTTAGTAGAGACGATTTAAGACTAGCAGCAGATCAAATAGCCGCACACATCAGATACACCCAACATTTAGCTATGATAGATGATAAATACGATCCAGGAAATGCGAATTGGTATAAAGCAAAGTGGAGAATATTTTTTAGTGACACGGATTTTACAAATAATAAACTAACGTATATGGTCTTTCAAGATAAATCCGGCGAAAGTACAGGAAATACAAATTCAATAAGTGAAATAGCCAAAAATCCTAACAATAATGCAAAACTTATGACGGCTGGATATTCTGGCGGATTAGCTTATACCGATAAGAGAGTTAGCAAAGAGCTAAATATAGAAGATACTTACAATATAGATACAATAGAATTTAAAAATGGTTGTTCTGTTCAAGGTGGTACCACAACCCTGTCTTTTGATGAGCTTGGTCGCCCATATAAAGGCAATCCAACTTCGCAAAAATCGCCATATCAAAATATCATAACAAAACAATGCACAATAATCCTTACTCATAAAAATAAATCAACTTGTACTATAAATGTAGAGCCAGAAACAGGATATGTTACTATAAAAGAAGATTGCGGTAGTAATTAG
- a CDS encoding MFS transporter, giving the protein MNKIELLVMYFCTGLTLCVLYATQPIAPLFESELGITRTEATLFTTAIMTPLAFASIIYGYLLEKIEIKKLLIVAFLLLGISEIVFSFADSYFWLLNIRGFQGLIVPAVLTGIMSYISQISSKENVASAIGAYIGVTTIGGFLGRFLSGFFTDLFGWRFFFFMVGLLLLLAAFLVFKFSQTISASFIKPKLNDILNILKIKHNLSIYIMIFGIFFSFQAILNFIPFELTNLGQEFSGSKTGMMYFGYTIGIFISFNSKKIIAFFGTQINAIIVGIIIFIVALQIFRFESFMIMFMAMLLFCLGNFLTHSIASGFINKMAESHKGISNGLYVSFYYGGGALGSFVPGFVYMFGGWGLFLSLITAISIISLIPILVLKNDKAIY; this is encoded by the coding sequence ATGAATAAAATAGAGCTTTTGGTTATGTATTTTTGCACAGGACTTACTCTTTGCGTGCTTTACGCAACTCAACCCATAGCTCCATTATTTGAAAGTGAGCTAGGTATTACAAGGACAGAGGCGACATTATTTACCACAGCCATAATGACGCCCCTAGCATTTGCAAGTATAATTTATGGCTATCTACTAGAAAAAATAGAGATCAAAAAACTACTCATAGTAGCATTTTTACTACTTGGGATAAGTGAGATAGTATTTAGCTTTGCGGATTCATATTTTTGGCTTTTAAATATACGCGGATTTCAAGGGCTTATCGTCCCTGCCGTACTTACTGGGATAATGAGCTATATATCTCAAATTTCAAGCAAAGAAAACGTAGCAAGCGCGATAGGAGCGTATATAGGCGTCACTACAATAGGCGGATTTTTAGGACGATTTCTTAGCGGATTTTTTACAGATCTATTTGGTTGGCGATTTTTCTTTTTTATGGTTGGTTTGCTTTTGCTTTTGGCTGCTTTTTTAGTATTTAAATTTAGCCAAACAATAAGCGCAAGTTTCATAAAACCAAAGCTAAACGATATCTTAAATATACTAAAAATAAAGCATAATCTCAGCATTTACATAATGATATTTGGTATATTTTTCTCATTTCAGGCTATTTTAAATTTTATACCATTTGAACTAACAAATTTGGGGCAAGAGTTTAGTGGCAGTAAAACCGGTATGATGTATTTTGGATATACAATCGGCATTTTTATATCGTTTAATTCAAAAAAGATAATTGCATTTTTTGGGACACAAATAAATGCTATAATAGTCGGCATCATAATCTTTATAGTGGCACTTCAAATTTTTAGATTTGAAAGCTTTATGATAATGTTTATGGCTATGCTACTTTTCTGCCTTGGAAATTTCTTAACACACTCTATAGCAAGCGGATTTATAAACAAAATGGCAGAATCTCACAAAGGCATATCAAATGGACTTTATGTGAGCTTTTATTACGGAGGTGGAGCTTTAGGCAGCTTCGTGCCTGGATTTGTATATATGTTTGGCGGTTGGGGGCTATTTTTAAGCTTGATAACTGCGATAAGCATAATATCTCTTATACCAATTTTAGTACTAAAAAATGATAAAGCTATATACTAA
- a CDS encoding phosphoribosyltransferase — translation MVFYSYASFAKDVKILSAKIQKDFDPEVILAVARGGLSLAHAISMRLNNRNCFSLNSIHYEDTKKLDTINIFNIPDLSKFKKVLLVDDMIDSGESIVAIKKEIMKRYPDLELRIATIFYKSKALLLPEYSVSEAYDWIEFFWERID, via the coding sequence ATGGTATTTTATAGTTACGCATCTTTTGCAAAAGATGTTAAGATTTTATCTGCTAAAATTCAAAAAGACTTTGATCCAGAAGTCATTTTAGCAGTAGCTAGGGGTGGGCTGAGCTTAGCTCACGCCATTAGTATGAGACTAAATAATAGAAATTGCTTTAGCTTAAACTCGATCCATTACGAAGATACAAAAAAGCTAGATACGATAAATATTTTTAATATTCCAGATCTTAGTAAATTTAAAAAAGTTTTACTAGTAGATGATATGATAGATAGCGGCGAAAGTATAGTTGCCATAAAAAAAGAAATTATGAAAAGATATCCTGATTTAGAGCTTAGGATCGCTACTATCTTTTATAAGTCAAAGGCTCTTCTTTTACCAGAATACAGCGTTAGCGAAGCTTATGACTGGATAGAGTTTTTTTGGGAAAGAATAGACTAA